The following are encoded in a window of Prevotella melaninogenica genomic DNA:
- a CDS encoding HU family DNA-binding protein encodes MAFFKKVKKKLTGLWYPEAITVGKPVTTDQVADRLALISTVSRGDTYAVLKDLGVVMAAFMAEGRTVKLEGIGTFYYTINADKGIAKPEEVTAKQIKNVRVRFIPETSRTQSNKVATRSLVSDNIHWEEWKESLTPNPKPKGEGSEEHPGPQVG; translated from the coding sequence ATGGCATTTTTTAAGAAAGTAAAGAAAAAGTTGACGGGGCTATGGTATCCGGAAGCGATAACCGTTGGAAAGCCCGTAACAACAGATCAAGTGGCTGACCGATTGGCATTGATTTCGACCGTGAGTCGCGGTGACACGTATGCGGTGTTGAAAGACTTAGGAGTTGTTATGGCTGCTTTTATGGCAGAAGGTCGCACGGTGAAGTTGGAGGGCATAGGTACGTTTTACTACACCATCAACGCCGATAAGGGTATTGCAAAGCCTGAAGAGGTGACGGCAAAGCAAATAAAGAATGTCCGTGTGCGTTTTATCCCCGAGACTTCTCGCACGCAGAGCAATAAAGTTGCCACTCGCTCGCTGGTTTCTGATAACATTCATTGGGAAGAGTGGAAGGAAAGCCTCACCCCCAACCCCAAGCCGAAAGGAGAGGGGAGTGAAGAGCATCCTGGACCACAGGTTGGGTAG
- the nhaD gene encoding sodium:proton antiporter NhaD, whose translation MSTLTIAIIVVFVLGYALIAMESLTKVNKAAVALLMFVFCWTLYMFDPAPFVQLMHPEFKGVGDQLVTFANKLITEHLGDTATTLFFLMGAMTIVEIVDQNGGFNWVKDVMRSKSKRSLLWKIAFMTFFLSAILDNLTTSIVMIMILRKLVQDHKDRMIYASLVIIAANSGGAFSPIGDVTTIMLWNAGMITAGGVISEIFIPSLISMIIPAFVLQFLLKGKLGGDMLETDHSCDTELLEFNGSQRKIIFAIGVGGLCFVPVFHYFTDLPPFVGILFVLGILWTITEIFYRKLHRAKGDSEDFSKRVTNLLSRIDMSTILFFLGILMAVACLEEVGVLHELGGGLNSFFQGNHYAVTGIIGVLSSIVDNVPLVAGSMGMYPVQATGDMAVDGIFWQLLAYCAGVGGSILIIGSAAGVVVMGLEKITFGWYMKKISWIAFLGYLCGILSYWVIRTFIFTTPL comes from the coding sequence ATGTCTACACTAACAATTGCGATTATTGTAGTCTTCGTGCTGGGCTATGCGCTCATTGCAATGGAGAGCCTTACTAAGGTTAACAAGGCAGCAGTTGCCTTATTGATGTTTGTTTTCTGCTGGACACTTTACATGTTTGATCCAGCACCGTTTGTACAGCTGATGCACCCAGAGTTTAAGGGTGTGGGTGATCAGTTAGTTACATTTGCCAACAAGTTGATAACCGAGCATCTTGGTGACACTGCAACTACGCTTTTCTTCCTCATGGGAGCGATGACAATCGTTGAGATTGTTGATCAGAATGGTGGCTTTAATTGGGTTAAAGACGTGATGCGTTCTAAGTCAAAGCGTAGTTTATTATGGAAGATAGCCTTCATGACATTCTTCCTTTCAGCTATCTTGGACAACTTGACAACAAGTATTGTGATGATTATGATTCTTCGCAAGCTCGTTCAAGACCATAAGGACCGTATGATTTATGCGTCATTGGTTATCATTGCCGCCAACTCGGGTGGTGCTTTCTCACCAATCGGTGATGTGACAACTATCATGTTGTGGAATGCAGGAATGATAACAGCTGGTGGCGTGATAAGCGAGATTTTCATTCCATCTCTTATATCAATGATTATCCCAGCCTTTGTTCTTCAGTTCTTATTAAAGGGCAAGTTAGGTGGTGATATGTTAGAGACCGATCACTCTTGTGATACTGAACTATTAGAGTTCAATGGCTCACAACGCAAGATAATCTTTGCCATTGGTGTGGGTGGACTCTGTTTCGTACCAGTATTCCATTATTTCACAGACCTTCCCCCATTCGTTGGAATCCTCTTTGTCCTGGGTATTCTTTGGACGATTACAGAGATATTTTATCGCAAGCTACATCGTGCTAAGGGCGATAGCGAAGACTTCTCTAAGCGTGTCACCAATCTGTTGAGCCGTATTGACATGTCAACAATCCTCTTCTTCCTTGGTATTTTGATGGCTGTTGCCTGTCTTGAAGAAGTGGGAGTATTACACGAACTCGGTGGAGGATTAAACAGTTTCTTCCAAGGTAATCATTATGCAGTGACGGGTATCATTGGAGTATTATCGTCTATTGTTGACAACGTCCCACTTGTTGCAGGTAGTATGGGTATGTATCCTGTTCAGGCAACAGGCGACATGGCTGTTGATGGTATCTTCTGGCAGCTATTGGCTTATTGTGCTGGGGTGGGTGGTTCTATCCTTATCATCGGTTCTGCAGCAGGTGTTGTCGTAATGGGATTGGAGAAGATAACCTTTGGTTGGTACATGAAGAAGATTTCGTGGATAGCTTTCTTGGGTTATCTCTGTGGTATTCTCTCTTATTGGGTTATCCGTACATTTATCTTCACAACTCCGTTGTAA
- a CDS encoding (deoxy)nucleoside triphosphate pyrophosphohydrolase — protein sequence MEKKHLNVVCAVIHDGDKILCTQRLRKGPNYIAEHWEFPGGKVNEGENDHEALRREILEEMDWDIYVGAKLGSVEYDYPDFSICLTAYDCMAHDNNFKLLEHIDSCWLKPEEFSKLDWTETDAALIKQLWK from the coding sequence ATGGAAAAGAAACATCTCAACGTTGTCTGCGCTGTTATTCATGATGGTGATAAGATTCTATGTACACAGCGATTGCGCAAAGGTCCTAATTATATTGCTGAACATTGGGAGTTTCCTGGTGGTAAAGTCAATGAAGGGGAAAATGATCATGAGGCTTTACGTCGTGAAATACTTGAGGAAATGGACTGGGACATCTATGTCGGAGCAAAACTTGGGAGCGTTGAATATGACTATCCAGACTTTTCAATCTGCCTTACCGCCTACGACTGTATGGCACATGACAATAATTTTAAACTTCTCGAACATATTGACTCCTGTTGGTTGAAACCAGAAGAGTTCTCAAAACTCGATTGGACTGAGACTGATGCGGCACTCATCAAACAGCTTTGGAAATAA
- the ligA gene encoding NAD-dependent DNA ligase LigA — translation MNTEIQSLVNQLNAASDAYYNGRDELMTDYEWDAAFDKLKKLEEETGIILPDSPTQNVSADNVTGKKEKHEFPALSLAKTKKVEDLAKWAENRPIWLSWKLDGLTLVVTYDNGKLTKVVTRGNGHIGTNITHLSTAIDGILQTIPYKGHLVIRGEAVISYPDFEQFNIEAEEEYANPRNLASGSLTLKDINEVKARHLRWIPFTLVYTEEEINSWGGRMEWLEHQGFRVVDRELIEQPTVNNIEAVIHHWTERVTGVSSSPFPYPVDGLVISYDDTAYAATGSVTGHHATRAGYAFKWQDESAETELDYIEWSCAASTISPVAVFRPVDLEGTTVKRASLCNISECERLGIGDKGTKIAVIKANKIIPKVINVIESVGTFHIPETCPVCHSATEVSESEVSGTRTLHCTNTHCPAKQLKKFGRFVSKEGVNIDGLSEQTVQKFINLGWVREYADLFHLTEHTTELRTMEGFGNKSVTKILAAIEKARNVEARRLLFALNIPLVGQDVCNRLLSAYPLEELIKTATESATEDVFSTIAGIGPEKSASFVRWMKDTDNQSMLQHLLVELNVSQPSSAPTGDSCQGLTFVVTGDVHHYKNRNELKAYIESQGGKVTGSVSKSTNYLINNDVESTSGKNQKAKELSIPIISEDEFIARFAQVTAPETSSQPTEGSLF, via the coding sequence ATGAACACAGAAATACAATCACTTGTTAATCAACTTAATGCTGCATCCGACGCTTATTACAATGGTCGTGATGAACTTATGACTGACTATGAATGGGATGCAGCCTTTGATAAGCTAAAAAAGTTAGAAGAAGAAACAGGTATTATACTCCCCGATTCTCCAACACAAAATGTATCTGCCGATAATGTTACTGGCAAAAAGGAAAAACATGAATTCCCTGCACTCTCCTTGGCAAAGACTAAGAAGGTAGAAGACTTGGCGAAATGGGCAGAGAATAGACCTATATGGCTCTCATGGAAGTTGGATGGATTGACACTTGTTGTTACATACGATAATGGTAAACTGACTAAGGTTGTCACACGTGGAAACGGTCATATTGGCACCAATATTACTCATCTTTCTACGGCTATTGATGGTATCTTGCAAACCATTCCCTACAAGGGGCATCTTGTTATCCGTGGTGAAGCTGTCATCAGTTATCCTGATTTTGAACAGTTTAACATAGAGGCAGAGGAAGAATATGCCAACCCTCGCAACCTCGCATCGGGCTCTCTCACTTTGAAAGATATCAATGAGGTGAAAGCCCGTCACCTGCGCTGGATTCCCTTTACACTCGTTTATACAGAGGAAGAAATAAACTCTTGGGGCGGACGCATGGAATGGCTTGAACACCAAGGGTTCAGAGTTGTCGACAGAGAGCTCATTGAACAGCCTACCGTTAATAACATAGAAGCAGTCATTCATCATTGGACAGAAAGAGTTACTGGTGTGAGTTCATCACCATTCCCCTACCCTGTTGATGGCTTGGTCATCTCATACGACGACACAGCCTATGCTGCAACAGGTTCTGTCACTGGTCATCACGCCACACGTGCAGGCTATGCTTTTAAATGGCAAGACGAGAGTGCTGAAACAGAATTAGACTATATAGAATGGTCATGTGCTGCTTCAACAATCTCACCAGTAGCTGTTTTTCGCCCTGTAGACTTAGAAGGAACAACCGTTAAACGTGCATCACTTTGCAACATCTCCGAGTGTGAACGATTAGGGATTGGTGATAAAGGTACGAAGATAGCTGTTATCAAAGCTAATAAGATTATTCCGAAGGTTATTAACGTTATTGAAAGCGTTGGTACTTTCCATATTCCTGAGACATGTCCAGTATGCCATTCTGCTACAGAAGTTAGCGAAAGTGAGGTTAGTGGAACACGCACACTACACTGTACCAATACACATTGTCCAGCTAAACAGCTGAAGAAGTTTGGTAGATTTGTATCAAAAGAAGGTGTAAACATTGACGGACTCTCTGAACAAACCGTGCAGAAATTTATTAATCTTGGCTGGGTTCGTGAGTATGCCGACCTTTTCCATCTTACAGAACATACCACAGAGCTGCGTACAATGGAAGGTTTCGGAAACAAGAGTGTCACTAAAATATTGGCTGCTATTGAAAAAGCACGTAATGTAGAAGCACGTCGTCTGCTCTTTGCTTTAAACATTCCACTTGTTGGACAGGATGTTTGTAATCGTCTTTTATCAGCATATCCATTGGAGGAACTTATTAAAACGGCTACAGAAAGTGCTACAGAAGATGTCTTCTCAACCATTGCTGGTATTGGACCAGAGAAGAGTGCAAGCTTTGTACGCTGGATGAAAGATACTGATAATCAATCAATGCTACAGCATCTATTGGTTGAGCTAAACGTTAGTCAACCTTCATCAGCTCCAACTGGTGATAGTTGCCAGGGATTAACCTTCGTCGTTACGGGTGATGTTCACCATTATAAGAACCGTAACGAATTGAAAGCATACATAGAAAGTCAAGGTGGTAAGGTAACTGGCTCTGTTTCTAAATCAACGAATTATCTTATAAACAACGACGTAGAAAGTACTTCTGGAAAAAATCAGAAAGCCAAGGAACTTTCCATTCCTATTATCTCTGAAGATGAATTCATAGCTCGATTTGCACAAGTTACAGCACCAGAAACATCTTCACAACCAACAGAAGGAAGTCTATTCTAA
- a CDS encoding histidinol phosphate phosphatase — protein MSNRPIAYTLKERKGTVGILKGKIVVQAHPTGRKRVDHRSFCDEVAHATTFTGAEVEAVLRLAAEIAKKHVENGDIVDFGDIGTLTPSFQSKLVEKGKAEFNPKVHITKPVVHLTPSKKYFTLTGVSYERVTAPEKETKKPAKNHSQSGPEIAEP, from the coding sequence ATGTCGAACAGACCTATTGCCTATACGCTAAAGGAGCGTAAAGGAACAGTTGGAATTTTGAAAGGAAAAATCGTTGTGCAGGCACATCCTACAGGACGAAAGAGAGTTGATCATCGTAGTTTCTGTGATGAAGTGGCACACGCTACAACGTTCACAGGTGCAGAGGTTGAGGCTGTTCTCAGACTTGCAGCTGAAATAGCAAAAAAGCACGTTGAGAACGGAGACATTGTAGACTTCGGAGACATCGGGACACTTACACCTTCTTTCCAGAGTAAACTGGTTGAGAAAGGAAAAGCGGAGTTCAACCCAAAGGTTCATATTACGAAACCTGTGGTACACCTCACTCCCTCAAAGAAGTATTTTACACTTACTGGCGTGAGCTACGAACGTGTTACTGCGCCTGAAAAGGAAACTAAGAAGCCAGCTAAGAATCACTCTCAATCGGGACCAGAGATTGCAGAGCCATAA
- a CDS encoding DUF5020 family protein — translation MKRFFSLAICMIAAFGCASAQNVQLHYDLGHSLCKDLNSRTSVTTTVEMFKPDTWGSTYMFTDIDYKSDGVMGAYWEISREFNLTKNKQWAAHIEYNGGLGSGKTMDSYYGNRYQHAVLLGGAWNWASKDFSKTFSLQLMYKYQFKNAHTGAHPFSGFQLTEVWGTTFAKGLCTFSGFCDLWYDPNVNGKMILLSEPQFWFNLNTLKGMKDVNLSLGTEVEISNNFVWNDKGQNNHFYAIPTVAAKWTF, via the coding sequence ATGAAAAGATTCTTTTCCCTCGCTATCTGTATGATAGCAGCTTTTGGTTGTGCAAGTGCACAAAACGTTCAGCTACATTATGACTTGGGTCATAGTCTTTGCAAGGACCTTAATTCACGTACGTCAGTAACAACGACGGTTGAAATGTTCAAACCTGACACTTGGGGTTCTACCTATATGTTTACTGATATTGATTACAAGAGCGATGGTGTAATGGGTGCTTATTGGGAGATTTCACGTGAGTTTAATCTTACGAAGAATAAGCAGTGGGCTGCACATATTGAGTATAATGGTGGTTTAGGCTCTGGTAAAACAATGGATAGCTATTATGGTAACCGTTATCAGCATGCTGTTCTTCTTGGTGGAGCATGGAACTGGGCTTCAAAAGACTTTTCAAAAACGTTTAGCCTTCAGTTAATGTATAAGTATCAGTTTAAGAATGCTCACACTGGTGCACATCCTTTCAGTGGTTTTCAGCTGACAGAGGTGTGGGGAACTACCTTCGCTAAGGGTCTTTGTACGTTCTCTGGGTTCTGTGATCTTTGGTATGATCCAAATGTTAATGGTAAAATGATACTTCTCTCTGAGCCTCAGTTCTGGTTTAATCTCAATACGCTTAAGGGAATGAAAGATGTAAATCTCTCTTTGGGTACTGAGGTTGAGATTAGCAATAATTTCGTATGGAACGACAAAGGACAGAATAACCACTTCTATGCTATCCCTACAGTTGCAGCTAAGTGGACATTCTAA
- the trmD gene encoding tRNA (guanosine(37)-N1)-methyltransferase TrmD, translating to MRIDIITVLPEMLEGFVHESILARAEKKGLAEIRLHNLRDYTKDKWRRVDDYPFGGQAGMVMQIEPIDRCIAALKEEREYDEVIFTSPDGEQFNQKIANDLSLGGNFIILAGHYKGVDQRVRDHLITREISVGDFVLTGGELPAAIIADAVVRLVPGVISDEQSALSDCFMDDMLSAPIYTRPRSYNGWDVPEILLSGNEAKIRQWEFDQAMERTKRLRPDLLKE from the coding sequence ATGAGAATAGATATCATCACCGTATTACCAGAGATGCTGGAAGGATTCGTACACGAGAGCATCCTTGCCAGAGCTGAAAAGAAAGGGTTAGCAGAGATTCGTCTGCACAATCTTCGTGACTACACAAAGGATAAATGGCGGCGTGTTGACGACTATCCTTTTGGTGGACAAGCTGGTATGGTCATGCAGATTGAGCCTATAGACCGTTGTATCGCTGCTTTGAAGGAAGAGCGGGAGTACGACGAAGTCATCTTTACATCACCTGATGGCGAACAATTCAATCAGAAGATAGCCAATGACCTCTCGTTGGGAGGTAACTTCATTATTCTTGCAGGACATTATAAAGGTGTTGACCAACGTGTACGCGACCATCTCATCACACGTGAAATCTCTGTTGGCGACTTTGTTTTAACAGGTGGCGAACTACCAGCTGCTATCATTGCTGATGCTGTTGTACGACTGGTTCCAGGTGTTATCAGTGACGAACAGAGTGCACTCTCAGACTGTTTTATGGATGATATGCTCTCAGCACCTATCTACACTCGCCCTCGTAGTTATAATGGTTGGGATGTTCCTGAGATTCTACTCAGTGGAAACGAGGCTAAGATTAGACAATGGGAGTTTGATCAGGCAATGGAACGCACTAAACGACTACGCCCTGACCTCTTGAAAGAATAA
- a CDS encoding TonB-dependent siderophore receptor: MGKAPTDSLTQDTLFSTPYLHAQTLQTVEVIGRNERSYKNTNSFIGTKTETPLKDIPQSIGYVTKELVRDQGATTVNEVVKNISGVNQYTFYNDFSIRGFRTTGNRNSGNLVNGMRAQTSLWKQQSLANIERVEVIKGPASALFGNAAPGGVINRVTKKPLPYQRNTVSTTVGSFNTLNTYGDFTGPLDKKNTLLYRLNIGYEHTDSYRDLQENTNYIVAPSFSFLPTQRTRFNVDIVYQRTDGKVDRGQPIFGDGDLNSVPISRSLSATNDYLKENLVNITLGVTHKFTDNLSFNATYLNSSYDEDLREHNQANAYVKLADGSQSPSRILMQCLIRQRHFRNNSFNTYLNYNVSTGAVNHRLLLGYDYFQMAQQAGSSAMTAGGYLLKDGTTTTAFKPANIAKYVLDKDGNPQTNVPYYDLTSNNNNIERDYSKYVFVATALSPYLQYSHGIYLQEQMEVGPVKLLLGIRQEIFTDVLNYKTNKETRTTQHAFIPRLGAVVAINKNLNVYGTWVKGFEPQSASVQGNPNTGGPFDPEYSQLLEAGLKGEWFDKRLSTTLSFFHLQKRNTLYNANDANNPELLEQVGEETSKGIELDVAGFILPNWSIVANYAYTHAAITKTATNSEKDYGMQRPNTPRNSFNIWSKYIIQTGALRNFGFGLGFNAVTKRYGQVGRRENTIVYPGYGLLNAALYYRLRNLQVQLNLDNAMNKVYWVGGYDKLRSFPGAPRSIKATVTYKF; the protein is encoded by the coding sequence ATGGGAAAAGCCCCAACTGACAGCCTTACACAAGACACATTATTCTCAACTCCTTATCTGCACGCTCAAACGTTGCAGACGGTTGAAGTAATTGGGCGTAACGAACGTTCCTATAAGAATACCAACTCTTTCATCGGTACAAAAACAGAGACACCTTTGAAAGACATTCCACAGTCTATCGGCTACGTAACAAAGGAGTTAGTGCGCGACCAAGGAGCAACTACTGTTAATGAAGTTGTAAAGAATATCAGCGGTGTGAATCAATACACCTTCTACAATGACTTTTCTATTCGTGGTTTCCGCACTACTGGTAACCGCAATTCAGGAAACCTTGTCAATGGTATGCGCGCACAAACAAGTCTTTGGAAACAGCAGTCACTGGCAAATATCGAGCGTGTTGAAGTTATCAAAGGTCCTGCTTCTGCCCTTTTTGGCAATGCTGCACCGGGTGGTGTCATTAATCGTGTAACAAAGAAGCCACTGCCTTATCAACGCAATACGGTATCAACAACCGTTGGTAGCTTCAACACACTGAACACCTACGGAGATTTTACTGGACCATTAGACAAGAAGAACACCCTTCTATATCGTCTTAATATCGGTTACGAACATACAGATTCCTATCGTGACCTACAAGAAAATACAAACTATATAGTTGCACCATCTTTCTCGTTCCTCCCAACACAAAGGACACGCTTTAACGTCGACATCGTTTATCAGCGCACCGATGGCAAGGTTGACCGTGGTCAGCCTATCTTTGGAGATGGTGACCTCAATTCAGTACCAATTAGTCGTTCGCTCTCTGCAACAAATGACTATCTAAAGGAGAACCTCGTGAATATTACGCTTGGTGTAACCCATAAGTTCACGGATAACCTCTCTTTCAATGCTACCTATCTGAACTCTTCCTATGATGAAGACCTTCGTGAGCATAATCAGGCAAATGCTTATGTGAAACTGGCTGACGGTTCTCAAAGTCCATCTCGCATCCTTATGCAGTGCCTTATACGTCAGCGTCATTTTAGAAATAACAGCTTTAACACCTATCTCAATTATAACGTAAGCACAGGAGCTGTCAATCATCGCCTCCTCCTTGGCTATGATTATTTCCAAATGGCACAGCAAGCTGGCTCGTCAGCAATGACTGCAGGAGGCTATCTGCTAAAAGACGGTACGACAACAACAGCTTTCAAGCCTGCCAACATTGCGAAATACGTACTTGACAAGGATGGTAATCCACAAACAAATGTGCCTTATTATGACTTGACAAGTAATAATAACAACATTGAGCGTGACTACTCTAAGTATGTCTTTGTTGCAACTGCACTCTCTCCTTACCTACAGTATTCTCATGGCATCTATCTTCAAGAACAGATGGAAGTAGGACCAGTAAAACTTCTCTTGGGTATTCGTCAGGAGATATTCACTGATGTACTAAATTATAAGACCAATAAGGAGACCCGCACCACACAGCATGCTTTCATTCCACGTCTTGGTGCTGTCGTTGCTATCAACAAGAATCTGAATGTGTATGGTACATGGGTAAAAGGCTTTGAGCCACAGAGTGCATCCGTACAGGGTAACCCTAACACAGGTGGACCATTTGATCCAGAATACAGCCAGTTGTTGGAGGCGGGCTTGAAAGGCGAATGGTTTGACAAACGACTCAGTACTACCCTTTCTTTCTTCCATCTTCAGAAACGCAATACACTCTATAATGCCAACGATGCAAATAATCCAGAGTTGCTGGAACAAGTGGGAGAAGAAACTTCAAAGGGTATTGAATTAGACGTAGCAGGTTTCATTCTTCCTAATTGGAGTATCGTTGCTAACTATGCCTACACCCATGCTGCTATCACAAAGACAGCAACCAACTCAGAGAAAGACTATGGTATGCAACGCCCAAACACACCACGTAACTCATTCAACATTTGGTCGAAATATATCATTCAGACAGGTGCGCTACGCAACTTTGGTTTTGGTCTGGGTTTCAATGCTGTAACAAAGCGTTACGGACAGGTTGGAAGACGTGAGAATACCATTGTCTATCCTGGCTATGGACTCCTCAATGCAGCACTGTATTATCGACTTCGTAACTTGCAGGTACAGCTAAATCTCGACAACGCAATGAACAAAGTTTATTGGGTGGGAGGTTACGACAAACTCCGTTCCTTCCCAGGTGCTCCACGCAGCATAAAAGCTACAGTGACTTACAAGTTCTAA
- a CDS encoding RagB/SusD family nutrient uptake outer membrane protein — MKHIISNILKGGLPILCLGMTVTSCNDFLDRPPLDQVPPTSYYLTADQLGTFPINYYTSIFPNNSGWWAGVATFDDGTDNQAARGGNTSMFLQDQWKVPTSGGIGMNNIRNVNKFINENEPKIAEGKVSGDANLINQYMGEAYFIRAMLYYDKLQAYGDFPIQLTELKVEDDLVTPNKRQPRNLVARQILSDMDKAIEKLQVDFAKKVRINKYAALAMKSRMALYEATFEKYHRGTGRVPGDANWPGKNKEWNKSFTINQDDEVNFFLDQAIDAAKKVCDAVPLKTKNSHVMNPSIVGLYNGWNAYYDMFASPDLSKYPEVLLWRQFNSDINVAHLTSNKLRGGAATGWTRGLVESFLMKNGLPIYAASSGYNGDTTIDMVKKDRDERLQLFLFGESDILGIDQKSIDLVNEKRPAGTAPIDNIKFNVADLFATDQACRDVTGYRQRKFYNYDPAMQLGQTFSDVDGQIIIRVEEAMLNYIEASYLRKGSLDATATGYWTALRERAGITAPISTTIAATDMTKEADVKRPSYDWAAFSAGKPVDATLYSIRRERRSEFAGEGLRNDDLIRWASLDQVKNYQVEGINFWDQTYQNPTFVDGKGNSLIISDGGDKATMSSKDISKYIHPYQIQKNNNILYNGYTFYQAHYLYPFSYQEMQLCSPDGTAENSNLYQNIYWPVEANGEALK, encoded by the coding sequence ATGAAACATATTATATCAAATATATTGAAGGGAGGATTGCCTATTCTTTGCTTAGGCATGACGGTTACGTCATGTAACGATTTCCTTGACAGACCACCACTCGATCAAGTACCTCCCACTTCTTATTATCTGACAGCAGATCAGTTAGGCACATTCCCTATCAATTACTATACTTCTATTTTCCCAAACAACAGTGGATGGTGGGCTGGTGTAGCAACATTTGATGATGGGACGGACAATCAGGCTGCAAGAGGTGGTAACACTTCAATGTTCTTACAGGACCAGTGGAAAGTTCCTACATCTGGCGGTATCGGTATGAACAACATTCGTAACGTCAATAAGTTTATTAATGAGAATGAGCCGAAGATTGCTGAAGGCAAGGTATCTGGTGATGCGAATCTTATCAACCAGTATATGGGTGAGGCATACTTCATCAGGGCTATGCTCTACTATGATAAGCTACAGGCTTATGGAGACTTCCCTATTCAGTTGACAGAACTTAAGGTTGAAGATGATCTTGTTACGCCGAATAAGCGTCAGCCTCGTAACCTTGTTGCCCGTCAGATACTCTCTGATATGGACAAGGCGATTGAGAAACTGCAGGTGGATTTTGCCAAGAAGGTACGTATCAACAAGTATGCAGCTCTGGCTATGAAATCAAGAATGGCACTTTATGAGGCAACATTCGAGAAGTATCACAGAGGAACTGGTCGTGTGCCGGGTGATGCTAACTGGCCAGGCAAGAATAAGGAGTGGAACAAGAGCTTCACTATCAATCAGGATGATGAGGTAAACTTTTTCCTTGATCAGGCTATTGATGCTGCCAAGAAGGTTTGCGATGCAGTTCCATTGAAAACTAAGAACAGTCATGTAATGAATCCAAGTATCGTTGGACTGTACAATGGATGGAATGCATACTACGATATGTTTGCCAGCCCAGACCTGTCTAAGTATCCGGAGGTGTTGTTGTGGCGTCAGTTCAATTCAGATATTAACGTGGCTCACCTCACATCAAACAAACTTCGTGGCGGTGCTGCAACAGGTTGGACACGCGGTCTCGTTGAGTCATTCCTTATGAAGAACGGTCTGCCAATCTATGCTGCCAGCTCTGGTTATAATGGTGACACCACCATTGATATGGTTAAGAAAGATCGTGACGAGCGTCTGCAACTCTTCCTCTTTGGTGAGTCTGATATACTCGGTATTGACCAAAAGAGCATTGACCTTGTGAACGAGAAGCGTCCTGCCGGTACTGCACCTATTGACAACATCAAGTTCAATGTTGCTGATCTCTTTGCAACTGACCAAGCATGTCGGGATGTTACTGGCTATCGTCAGCGTAAGTTCTATAACTATGATCCTGCAATGCAGTTAGGTCAGACCTTCTCAGATGTTGACGGTCAGATTATCATCCGTGTAGAGGAAGCTATGCTCAATTACATCGAGGCTTCTTATCTCCGTAAAGGTTCATTAGATGCAACTGCAACAGGTTATTGGACAGCTTTGCGTGAACGTGCTGGTATTACTGCTCCTATCTCAACAACTATTGCTGCAACTGATATGACCAAGGAGGCTGATGTTAAACGTCCTTCTTACGACTGGGCAGCATTCTCTGCAGGCAAGCCTGTTGACGCTACGCTCTATTCTATCCGTCGTGAACGTCGTAGCGAGTTTGCTGGTGAAGGTCTTCGTAATGATGACTTGATTCGTTGGGCATCTTTGGATCAGGTGAAGAACTATCAGGTTGAGGGTATCAACTTCTGGGATCAGACCTATCAGAATCCTACATTTGTAGATGGAAAGGGAAATAGTCTGATTATCTCTGATGGTGGTGATAAGGCTACGATGTCATCCAAGGACATTTCAAAGTATATCCATCCTTATCAGATTCAGAAGAACAACAATATTCTCTATAATGGTTATACCTTCTATCAGGCTCACTATCTGTATCCATTCTCTTATCAGGAGATGCAGCTCTGTTCACCAGATGGTACAGCAGAGAACTCTAACTTGTATCAGAATATCTACTGGCCAGTTGAGGCAAATGGTGAAGCTTTGAAGTAA